The following coding sequences lie in one Arachis stenosperma cultivar V10309 chromosome 5, arast.V10309.gnm1.PFL2, whole genome shotgun sequence genomic window:
- the LOC130980358 gene encoding glycine-rich cell wall structural protein 1.0-like yields MQKQKCRTRSSSAVVGASGATSVSHRRCRAVCEANVSHLCSQLRAATFRHAVSSEIITTASATFHRAVYSTGTRSVSPFHPSATVLPLANHLLASSFVSLLHALLKASSSFQQRFNKGERGVFRSIKVYPLEPNDKRLNYEPPTDLLSKLIFEPDLQLSLVFEVKKAAKLPSKLDDDIDALEGRGYGCRGARGGGQGKARRGGKGGEDEGSGGDEGGDGGYDGGDDGADGGGSEGYDGGDTGGSGGGYGGHGGERDGGVGGGSGVGDGGGSGSGDGGGGGGGQGGGYGCGGYDSYGGGGLCSDRGSGMVG; encoded by the exons ATGCAGAAGCAGAAGTGCAGAACACGAAGCAGTAGTGCAGTAGTTGGAGCTTCTGGCGCAACTTCTGTCAGCCACCGCCGCTGCCGCGCAGTCTGTGAAGCTAACGTCAGTCACCTCTGTTCGCAGCTTCGCGCAGCCACTTTTCGTCATGCAGTGAGCTCAGAAATCATAACCACCGCCAGCGCCACTTTCCATCGCGCAGTGTATTCCACCGGCACCAGGTCTGTTTCCCCCTTCCACCCATCAGCCACTGTCTTGCCTCTTGCCAACCACCTCCTCGCCAGCTCT TTTGTATCCCTCTTGCATGCTCTATTGAAGGCGTCTTCGAGCTTCCAG CAACGATTTAACAAAGGTGAAAGAGGTGTCTTCCGAAGTATCAAAGTATATCCACTG GAACCAAATGACAAGAGACTTAATTATGAACCACCTACAGATTTACTTAGCAAG CTAATATTTGAGCCTGATTTACAGTTGTCCCTGGTTTTTGAAGTGAAAAAAGCTGCAAAACTGCCATCTAAG CTCGACGATGACATTGATGCATTGGAGGGGAGGGGTTATGGTTGTAGAGGAGCTAGGGGTGGTGGCCAAGGTAAAGCCCGACGTGGAGGAAAAGGCGGAGAGGATGAGGGTAGCGGTGGAGATGAGGGTGGTGATGGTGGATATGATGGCGGTGACGACGGTGCTGATGGAGGTGGTAGTGAAGGATATGATGGAGGTGACACTGGTGGAAGTGGAGGTGGTTACGGAGGTCATGGTGGTGAACGTGATGGTGGTGTGGGTGGTGGTAGTGGAgttggtgatggtggtggtAGTGGAagtggtgatggtggtggtggtggaggtggTCAGGGCGGTGGTTATGGTTGCGGTGGATATGATAGTTATGGAGGTGGTGGATTATGTAGCGATAGAGGTAGCGGAATGGTCGGTTGA